Proteins co-encoded in one Gimesia sp. genomic window:
- a CDS encoding VWA domain-containing protein: MSQILSQPLLAFGFASPWLLMGLLAAGVPVLIHLLHKRKFIETEWAAMKFLLAATKKYSRRVRFEQLLILLVRCLILLLLAVAFSRPYWSVKGAFFETAAPVHRILVIDTSFSMRWQNDGREKFASAKELAETLVSDSNTGDAFQLIQISSVSPQTLISRPSRQQAYVLDEISRLQPTEEYGDVTQALQSALEFLKQAQELAQKEVIVISDFQAKSWAPLEGEAGDARVLSLLEAISKKATLVLKDVGQADEPNLAIVDFSSPSVFATLNQPVRLGVTLHNFSPLNREGVNLQLYVDDQLVNQKQVSLPANTDTQAEFTHQFTRVGDHRLEVRIGDDQLPLDNRRWKVMPVKKEINVLLVNGRQSGEAMERATDFLELALSPSLREQPWQGVIKPQVISEGELANTELELYDAVVISDVALFTDHERDLLKGYVKRGGGLIVSLGAQVDANNYNQTLFQPGSGLMNVKLLDRQGDAKQKSKIFEFDPLQYQHPVIEIFKGNPDAGLETTQIYEYVQTEVPANSNTRLVLNYDTGDPAVIESTLGRGKILLITTSLDRRWGSWAVWPSFPPMMNEFVLDVATGKWSRRESLVGQPLEILAREDQLALTPRMQAPDQAEYPLRSILDRNAESRMITFDQTQLSGIYELDWGVTSAEKMLFAVNVSPLESDLAHIGPQVIPPHYFRRPDSFAPLATELPAERTTQTGLAENLLLTVLALIVVEQLLLWRFSVGALTFLAVMCLACLSLFFQS; this comes from the coding sequence ATGTCCCAGATTTTGTCGCAGCCCCTGTTGGCATTCGGATTCGCCAGTCCCTGGCTGCTGATGGGATTACTGGCAGCAGGGGTCCCGGTGCTGATCCATCTGCTGCACAAGCGGAAGTTCATCGAAACCGAATGGGCGGCGATGAAATTTCTGCTGGCGGCGACGAAAAAATACTCGCGGCGCGTCCGATTCGAACAGCTGCTGATTCTGCTGGTTCGCTGCCTGATTCTGCTGCTGCTCGCGGTCGCTTTTTCGCGGCCTTACTGGTCGGTCAAAGGCGCGTTCTTCGAAACCGCGGCTCCCGTACATCGAATCCTGGTGATCGACACCTCTTTCAGCATGCGCTGGCAGAACGACGGCCGGGAAAAATTCGCCTCTGCCAAAGAGCTGGCTGAAACGCTGGTCTCCGATTCGAATACCGGCGATGCGTTTCAGTTGATTCAGATCTCCAGCGTTTCCCCCCAGACCCTCATTTCTCGCCCCTCCCGGCAGCAGGCTTACGTTCTCGATGAAATCAGTCGACTGCAGCCCACCGAAGAATACGGCGATGTCACCCAGGCACTGCAAAGTGCGCTGGAGTTTCTGAAACAGGCACAGGAACTCGCTCAGAAAGAGGTAATTGTAATCAGCGATTTCCAGGCGAAAAGCTGGGCTCCTCTCGAAGGGGAAGCCGGTGATGCGCGGGTGCTCTCGCTGCTGGAAGCGATCTCGAAAAAAGCGACCCTGGTCCTCAAAGATGTAGGACAGGCGGATGAACCCAACCTGGCAATCGTCGATTTCAGCAGCCCGTCCGTCTTTGCCACCTTGAATCAGCCGGTCCGCCTGGGCGTGACACTGCACAATTTCAGCCCCCTGAATCGAGAGGGAGTGAATCTGCAATTGTATGTCGACGATCAGCTGGTGAACCAGAAGCAGGTTTCGCTCCCCGCAAATACCGACACGCAGGCCGAATTTACTCACCAGTTTACCCGGGTCGGCGACCATCGACTGGAAGTCCGCATCGGCGACGATCAACTTCCCCTGGATAACCGTCGCTGGAAAGTCATGCCGGTCAAGAAAGAGATCAACGTCCTGCTCGTCAATGGCAGACAGTCGGGCGAAGCCATGGAACGGGCGACCGATTTCCTCGAACTGGCACTGTCCCCCTCGTTGCGGGAACAACCCTGGCAGGGAGTCATCAAGCCCCAGGTGATCAGTGAAGGAGAGTTGGCCAACACCGAACTCGAACTCTACGACGCAGTCGTGATCAGCGATGTCGCGTTGTTTACCGACCATGAGCGCGACCTGCTCAAAGGGTATGTCAAACGCGGGGGTGGTCTGATCGTCAGTCTGGGCGCGCAAGTCGATGCGAACAATTACAACCAGACTCTGTTTCAACCCGGCTCCGGCCTGATGAACGTCAAGCTGCTGGATCGCCAGGGCGATGCGAAACAGAAATCGAAGATTTTTGAATTCGACCCGCTGCAGTACCAGCATCCCGTGATTGAGATCTTCAAAGGAAATCCGGATGCCGGCCTGGAAACAACTCAGATTTATGAATACGTACAGACCGAAGTACCGGCGAATTCGAATACACGACTCGTGCTGAACTATGACACAGGCGACCCCGCCGTGATTGAGAGCACGCTCGGTCGGGGCAAGATCCTGCTGATCACCACATCCCTCGACCGTCGCTGGGGCAGTTGGGCAGTCTGGCCCAGCTTCCCGCCGATGATGAATGAATTTGTTCTGGATGTCGCGACGGGGAAATGGAGTCGCCGAGAATCGCTGGTCGGTCAGCCGCTGGAAATTCTGGCACGGGAAGATCAGCTCGCTTTAACGCCCCGCATGCAGGCTCCTGACCAGGCAGAGTATCCGTTGCGAAGCATCCTTGATCGGAATGCGGAATCCCGCATGATCACCTTCGATCAGACGCAGCTCTCCGGGATTTACGAGCTGGACTGGGGAGTGACCTCGGCTGAAAAAATGCTGTTCGCTGTGAATGTCTCCCCACTGGAAAGCGACCTGGCCCACATCGGTCCCCAGGTAATCCCCCCGCATTATTTCCGCCGACCAGACAGCTTCGCCCCCCTGGCCACGGAGCTGCCCGCGGAACGGACTACACAGACAGGCCTCGCCGAAAACCTGTTGCTGACCGTGCTGGCCCTGATCGTTGTCGAACAGCTGCTCCTCTGGCGCTTCTCCGTGGGAGCGCTGACTTTTCTGGCAGTCATGTGCCTGGCCTGTCTGAGCCTGTTTTTTCAGAGTTGA